A single window of Neospora caninum Liverpool complete genome, chromosome XII DNA harbors:
- a CDS encoding Lactoylglutathione lyase, related, with translation MLRIKDPAASLPFYEKNFGMKCIHSYDFPEHKFSLYFLERPHDNEHVPTGNGEESERYLWSMKATCLELTHNYGTEKDPSFQVNHGNAEPHRGFGHIAFNTHNVQEACDKLDQNGVKFQKRPDEGRMRTMAFAVDPDGYWIELVSRAPNSPIIEEYNLSQTMIRIKDPSVSLPFYTGKLGMRLVRERHFDDFSLYFLACIPPDVELPDPKSDEAGVYVKNMWQPVLELTHNHGTEKEPGFRYHNGNDKPQGYGHIGFLCDDLEGACRELEAAGVAFRKKPEEGSMRGLAFIYDPDGYSIELIQRGVSFLQKK, from the exons ATGCTTCGGATTAAGGATCCAGCGGCCTCTCTACCTTTCTACGAAAAGAACTTCGGCATGAAATGC ATTCACTCGTATGATTTCCCGGAGCACAAGTTCTCGCTGTATTTTCTAGAGCGTCCTCACGACAATGAACATGTGCCAactggaaacggagaagaaagcgagcgTTACTTGTGGAGTATGAAG GCGACGTGCTTGGAGCTAACTCACAATTACGGCACGGAGAAAGACCCATCGTTTCAAGTGAACCATGGTAACGCGGAGCCCCATCGAGGTTTTGGCCACATCGCCTTCAACACGCACAACGTCCAAGAAGCCTGCGATAAGCTGGATCAGAACGG CGTCAAGTTCCAAAAGCGGCCCGACGAGGGAAGAATGAGGACCATGGCATTTGCCGTGGATCCAGACGGATACTGGATAGAGTTGGTTTCTCGGGCGCCGAACTCTCCTATAATAGAGGAGTACAATTTATCGCAGACGATGATTCGGATCAAAGATCCGTCTGTGTCACTCCCATTCTACACGGGAAAACTTGGTATGAGGCTCGTGCGAGAAAGGCACTTCGATGACTTTTCTCTGTACTTTCTGGCATGCATCCCACCGGATGTTGAACTGCCAGACCCAAAA agcgacgaggcaggcgtATACGTCAAAAATATGTGGCAGCCTGTGCTAGAGCTCACGCACAATCATGGAACTGAAAAGGAACCAGGCTTTAGGTACCACAACGGGAACGACAAGCCCCAAGGGTACGGACACATCGGCTTCCTATGCGATGACCTCGAAGGAGCATGCAGGGAACTGGAAGCGGCAGGTGTTGCTTTTCGAAAGAAGCCAGAG GAAGGAAGTATGCGGGGACTCGCATTTATCTACGACCCAGATGGATACAGTATCGAGCTGATTCAGCGTGGGGTTTCGTTCCTTCAAAAGAAATAA
- a CDS encoding putative prefoldin subunit — translation MSQEQLTEAMREFDRLIGRMEENLQMRNKLMTQQNENEGVAKELSQLEEDSVLYKVVGPVLVRQNRGDATATVNKRLDYIRGELQRCDKLDSDMKAQLKEATQRIETLQKKMLDREKQRSGRI, via the exons ATGTCACAGGAGCAGTTGACAGAGGCGATGCGAGAGTTCGATCGCCTCATCGGGA GGATGGAAGAGAACCTCCAGATGAGGAATAAGCTGATGACACAACAGAACGAGAACGAAGGAGTCGCGAAG GAACTGAGCCAGCTTGAGGAAGACTCGGTGCTGTACAAAGTTGTTGGTCCAGTGCTCGTTAGACAAAACCGAGGAGACGCAACGGCGACAGTGAACAAAAGACTTGACTACATTCGAGGAGAACT GCAGCGGTGTGACAAACTCGATTCGGACATGAAAGCTCAATTAAAGGAGGCCACCCAGCGGATCGAGACTCTTCAGAAGAAGATGTTAGATCgggagaaacaaagaagTGGACGCATTTAA
- a CDS encoding 50S ribosomal protein L24P, related: protein MKFSSQVSSSRRKSRKAHFTAPSSVRRKIMTAPLCKELRRKYNVRSLPIRKDDEVMVVRGHHHDREGKVTKVYRKKWVIHIERVTRDKANGETVTIGIHPSKVVITKAKLDKDRKALLERKSRATSKGKYTEKDVAMSQVD, encoded by the exons ATGAAGTTCAGCTCTC AAGTCAGCTCCTCCCggaggaagtcgaggaaggcgcacTTTACGGCGCCTTCCAGTGTACGTCGCAAGATTATGACGGCCCCGTTGTGCAAGGAACTGAGAAGAAAGTACAAT GTCCGATCCTTGCCGATTCGCAAGGATGATGAGGTCATGGTTGTCAGAGGACATCACCATGATCGTGAGGGCAAGGTGACAAAGGTTTACAGAAAGAAATGGGTCATCCATATCGAGCGCGTGACACGTGACAAGGCTAACG GCGAAACGGTAACGATCGGCATTCATCCTAGCAAAGTGGTGATCACGAAAGCCAAGCTGGACAAAGACCGAAAAGCGTtgctggagaggaaaagccgGGCAACTTCCAAGGGCAAATATACCGAAAAGGACGTGGCAATGTCTCAAGTCGACTGA